Sequence from the Mycobacterium florentinum genome:
AGATCGCCGAAAGGCAACAGGGACACCGTGTTTGAGCCCGCTGTCAGTCGCAGCACCCGGTTGTTGTTCAAGTCGGTGATGTAGACGCTGTTGCTGCGATCGACGGCCACACTGTTCGGAAAGTTCAGGCCGGTGAACGGGAGGATCTCGGGGTTGGTCGTGCCCGCGGCCAGCTTCTGCACCCGGTTGTTGCCGGCGTCGGCGACGTACACGCCGTCGGAGCTGTCCACGGCCAGATCGTAAGGCTGGTTGAGGTCGGCGAACGGAACCGGAATCTGAACGGTCGAGCCGACCGGCAGTTCGAGCACCTGGTTGTTCTTGAAGTCGGCGACGTAGACATCGCCGGCGCTGTCCGCCGTCACGCCGTGCGGCTCGGTCAGGCCGGTGAACGGGAGCTCGACCTGAGTCTTGGTGCCGGCGGGCAGTTCCAGCACTCGCTTGTTCTTCTGGTCGACGACATACAGGTTGCCCTTGGTGTCCGCGGCCAGACCCGCCGGTCGGTTCAGGCCGGTGAACGGCAACTCGATCGGGGTCGTGGAGCCGGCCGCCAGCTCCAGCACGCGATTGCCGCCCGAGTCGGCGACGTAGACGTTGCCCGCGCGATCCACCTCCACGCCTTCGGGATCCGCGAGGGTGAACGGCAGCACGACCGGGCCGGGAGCCGACGGTGCCGAACCTGACGGCGCGGTCTGGGTGGACGCCGCGGTGCGCGACGATGTTCGACCGAACGCGAAGTATCCGACGAGGCCGAGGGTCGCGATGACGACGACGGCTGCCGCGCCGGCGATCGCCAGGGTGGGACGGGATCGTGACGCCTTCGGCGGATTGGCCTTGGCAGGCGTTTCGAATTCCCAATCGTCGTCCATGGGCCGCCTCTCTCAACCACCACTGTGATCGCGACACCAGGACACTACCGCGCGGGACCTAATTCCCAACGGCGATCGGTTGGTATCCCGCAGGCAATTTGAGCACCCGGTTGTGGAAGTCGATCACGTAGACATCGCCTCGACCGCCCACCGCCAGCTCGAAGGGGGCGACCAGATTGGTAAACGGTAGCCTTGACACGGCATTCGAACCGGCCGCGAGCTTGAGCACCCGGTTGTTGTTCAGGTCGGTCACATACACGTTCTTGCCCTGGTCGATTGCCACGCTGTTGGGAAAGTTCAAGCCGGTGAACGGCAGTGCTTCCGGGGTGCTCGGCCCCGCGGCCAGTTTCATCACGCGGTTGTTGCCGGCGTCCGCCACATAGACCGTGTCGGCGTCGTCCACCGCAAGATCGTAGGGCTGCTTGAGATCGCCAAATGGCAACTCGGACTGGGTATTCGAGCCGGCGGACAGCTCCACCACCCGGTTGGCGTTGAGGTCGGCGACGAAGACGGTCCCGCGGCTGTCCACCGCGATCCCGTGCGGATCGTCGAGTCCGGTGATCGGCAGCTCGATCTGCGTGGTGGATCCGGCCGGCAGCTTCAGGACGCGTCGGTTGGTTTGGTCGACCACATAGAGGGCACTGCTGCCGTCCATCGCGATGCCGCCCGGCTCCTTAAGTCCGGTGAACGGGACCACAATCGGATGGTCCGAGCCGGACTTGAGCTCGAACACCTGGTTGGTCGCCGAGTCGGAGACGTACACATCGCCGGCACCGTCCACCTCCAGGCCGTCGGCGTCGGTGAGCTGAAACGGCAGTACGAGCGGGCCGGGCGGTGCGGCGCGGCTGGGCGACGGAGTCGGCTTGGACGCGGCGTGGGTGGCAGTCGTTCGCCCGAATACCAGGTAGACCCCGACAGAGACGACCGCGACGATGACCAAGGTGACCGCGGCCATGATCTTGGGAGACGCCCCGCGCCGTGCTGGCGTGGCCTTGCCGGGCGCTTCGACTTCCCAATCGTCATCCACGGGTCGACTCCCTCAACCCCCCACGGTCAACACGACACCAGGACAGTACCGCGCGACGGTGCCCCGGTACAGGAAGTTTCAGGTAAATTCCGCGAACCGGATTTGCCGACTACCTAGACCTTGCGGGTGTTCGCCGCCGCGCGGTCCATCTCCCAATACGCGCGCAGGGCAACTAGTTTGCCTTCGTCGTTGGCCTTGTAGGTGAACACGCCTTCGGCCGTTGTCTGGTAGTCGCCGGTCGTGATCAGGATGTGGCCGACGTTCGCTTCCTCGTTGCCGCACTGGTAGGTGTCGCGGAAGAAGAACTCGATCTTGGTGGTCGGGGCGATGGCCTGATCCCAGAATGCCGAGATCGCATCGCGACCGCGATGTCCCTTGCCTTCGGGGTCGAAGGCAGACGGCCCAATGGGATCCTCGACGATGGCGTCGTCGGTGAACACCGCGAGCCAGGCTTCCTTGTCCCGGGCCCCGACGGCCTCGCGCGAGCGACGGCCGGCCTCGTGGGCCGGATGTTCAGTCACGCGCTTACCTTTTCGGGCTTGTCGGCACCGACCACCCACATGGAGTAGTACTGCGAGCCACCACCGTAGGCGTGCCCCAGTGCTTTTCGAGCGCCGGGCACCTGGTGATCGCCGCCCTTGCCCATCACCTGGATGGCCGATTCGGCAAAGCGAATCAGGCCCGAGGCGCCGATCGGATTCGACGAGAGCACGCCGCCGGACGGGTTGACCGGTAGCTTACCGCCGATGGCGGTCTCGCCGGATTCGGTGAGCTTCCAGCCCTCGCCCTCGGGCGCAAAGCCGAGGCTTTCCAACCACATTGGCTCGAACCACGAGAACGGCACGTAGATCTCGGCGGCGTCGATCTCGTCGATCGGGCTCTTGATGCCGGCCGCCTCCCACAGTGCCGCGGCCGCGTCGCGGCTGGCCTGCGGGCTGACCTGGTCACGGCCGGAGAACTGCAGCGGCTCGGTGCGCAACGCGGTGGCATGGATCCACGCCACCGGTTGTCCTTGCGCCAGACGGGCTTCGGCGATCTCCTCGTTGCCGATCACGACGGCGGCGGCACCGTCGGAGGACGGGCAGGTCTCGTCGTAGCGGATCGGGTCCCACAGCATGGGGGACTCCATCACCTTGTCCACGGTGATGTCGGGCTGGTGCAGGTGCGCCAGCGGGTTGCGGGCTCCGTTGAGCCGGTCCTTGACCGCGACGATGGCGCCGATGTTCAACGGTGCGCCCGAGCGGCGGATGTAGGAGCGCACGTGCGGCGCGAAGTAGCCGCCGGCGCCGGCGCCGACCGGCTTGATGAAGGGGATGGGAATCGACAACGCCCACATGGCATTTGATTCCGACTGCTTCTCCCAGGC
This genomic interval carries:
- a CDS encoding NHL repeat-containing protein is translated as MDDDWEFETPAKANPPKASRSRPTLAIAGAAAVVVIATLGLVGYFAFGRTSSRTAASTQTAPSGSAPSAPGPVVLPFTLADPEGVEVDRAGNVYVADSGGNRVLELAAGSTTPIELPFTGLNRPAGLAADTKGNLYVVDQKNKRVLELPAGTKTQVELPFTGLTEPHGVTADSAGDVYVADFKNNQVLELPVGSTVQIPVPFADLNQPYDLAVDSSDGVYVADAGNNRVQKLAAGTTNPEILPFTGLNFPNSVAVDRSNSVYITDLNNNRVLRLTAGSNTVSLLPFGDLFAPYGIAVGPQDDVYVVDFHNRVLKLAAGYQPTVLTP
- a CDS encoding NHL repeat-containing protein; protein product: MDDDWEVEAPGKATPARRGASPKIMAAVTLVIVAVVSVGVYLVFGRTTATHAASKPTPSPSRAAPPGPLVLPFQLTDADGLEVDGAGDVYVSDSATNQVFELKSGSDHPIVVPFTGLKEPGGIAMDGSSALYVVDQTNRRVLKLPAGSTTQIELPITGLDDPHGIAVDSRGTVFVADLNANRVVELSAGSNTQSELPFGDLKQPYDLAVDDADTVYVADAGNNRVMKLAAGPSTPEALPFTGLNFPNSVAIDQGKNVYVTDLNNNRVLKLAAGSNAVSRLPFTNLVAPFELAVGGRGDVYVIDFHNRVLKLPAGYQPIAVGN
- a CDS encoding nuclear transport factor 2 family protein; the encoded protein is MTEHPAHEAGRRSREAVGARDKEAWLAVFTDDAIVEDPIGPSAFDPEGKGHRGRDAISAFWDQAIAPTTKIEFFFRDTYQCGNEEANVGHILITTGDYQTTAEGVFTYKANDEGKLVALRAYWEMDRAAANTRKV
- a CDS encoding thiolase domain-containing protein gives rise to the protein MAGAGAHLAAVLGTGQTKYVAKRKDVSMNGLVREAIDRALEDSGSTFDDIDAVVVGKAPDFFEGVMMPELFMADAMGATGKPLIRVHTAGSVGGSTAIVAASLVQSGKYRRVLAMAWEKQSESNAMWALSIPIPFIKPVGAGAGGYFAPHVRSYIRRSGAPLNIGAIVAVKDRLNGARNPLAHLHQPDITVDKVMESPMLWDPIRYDETCPSSDGAAAVVIGNEEIAEARLAQGQPVAWIHATALRTEPLQFSGRDQVSPQASRDAAAALWEAAGIKSPIDEIDAAEIYVPFSWFEPMWLESLGFAPEGEGWKLTESGETAIGGKLPVNPSGGVLSSNPIGASGLIRFAESAIQVMGKGGDHQVPGARKALGHAYGGGSQYYSMWVVGADKPEKVSA